In Neisseria animalis, a single window of DNA contains:
- a CDS encoding phage virion morphogenesis protein, with translation MIEISLDADKLERGLSQLLKNATDTRPMMRGLAAEMVSLTEDNFDSESWDGKKWKQSRRAAEENGKTLQKDGQLAASISTRTGKGFARIGSNKPYAAIHHMGGTVKAKNKPYLMIPTGKGFRKVKQVEIPARPYLPVNGDGQLQTGAEQRLLDIALDSLSKGL, from the coding sequence ATGATTGAAATCAGTCTGGACGCGGACAAACTCGAACGCGGCTTGAGCCAACTCCTCAAAAATGCCACCGATACCCGCCCTATGATGCGCGGGCTTGCCGCCGAAATGGTCAGTCTGACCGAGGACAACTTCGACAGCGAAAGCTGGGACGGGAAAAAATGGAAACAAAGCCGCCGCGCCGCAGAAGAAAACGGCAAAACCCTGCAAAAAGACGGCCAACTGGCCGCCAGCATCAGCACCCGAACAGGCAAGGGCTTCGCCCGCATCGGCAGCAACAAACCCTACGCCGCCATCCACCACATGGGCGGTACGGTAAAAGCCAAAAACAAACCGTATCTCATGATACCGACAGGGAAAGGGTTCAGAAAAGTCAAACAGGTGGAAATACCCGCCCGGCCATACCTCCCCGTCAACGGAGACGGCCAACTCCAAACCGGAGCCGAACAACGCCTGCTCGACATCGCTCTTGACTCTCTCTCAAAAGGGCTGTAA
- a CDS encoding type II toxin-antitoxin system VapC family toxin, with translation MKYLLDTHILLWAACGSQKLSGTACDIIENQDNDLLFSAASIWEIAIKSGLGRADFVVNPVLFRRALLDNGYIELPINGLHSAATANLPDLHKDPFDRILIAQSQIEGIVLLSADEKVAAYGNTVQSV, from the coding sequence ATGAAATACCTGCTGGACACGCATATCCTGCTGTGGGCAGCCTGCGGCAGCCAGAAATTAAGCGGTACTGCCTGCGACATCATTGAAAATCAGGATAATGATCTGCTGTTCAGCGCGGCCAGTATCTGGGAAATTGCCATCAAATCCGGCTTGGGGCGTGCCGACTTTGTTGTCAATCCCGTATTGTTCCGCCGCGCCCTGCTGGACAACGGCTATATCGAACTGCCGATTAATGGGCTGCATTCTGCCGCCACCGCCAATCTGCCCGACCTCCACAAAGACCCGTTTGACCGCATCTTAATCGCCCAGTCGCAAATTGAAGGGATTGTGCTATTGAGCGCAGATGAAAAAGTGGCGGCTTACGGCAACACTGTTCAATCCGTTTAA
- a CDS encoding type II toxin-antitoxin system Phd/YefM family antitoxin, whose product MQTVNIHEAKTNLSRLLEGAVHGEPFIIAKAGKPMVQVLPYQSEHKKNKRIGFMPDMQIPDDFNEMGTTEISALFGGATE is encoded by the coding sequence ATGCAAACCGTCAATATCCATGAAGCCAAAACCAACCTCTCCCGCTTGCTGGAGGGTGCGGTACACGGCGAGCCGTTTATTATTGCCAAAGCGGGCAAGCCTATGGTACAGGTGCTGCCTTACCAATCCGAACACAAAAAAAACAAGCGTATCGGCTTTATGCCAGACATGCAGATTCCTGATGATTTCAATGAGATGGGAACAACGGAAATTTCAGCCCTGTTTGGTGGGGCGACAGAATGA
- the glyS gene encoding glycine--tRNA ligase subunit beta: MTQTLLIELLTEELPPKALNTLGNAFASSVAEGLEKAQLIDGSTEYTAYASPRRLAVQVKNVKPVQADQQIVKKGPAVANGMKDGVPTKALEGFARGAGAKIEDLKIIHDGRQDVYAYEYTQTGKSLSELLEDIINQAVKKLPIPKVMRWGSSTFTFVRPVHGLVVLHGSDVVEVSVLGLQSRNQTLGHRFLSDGLITITDADSYAEQMKNEGRVIASFAERKAAIQAALNDNAGRLNACVAADEALLDEVTALVEWPVVLEAGFEEHFLAVPQECLILTMQQNQKYFPLLDQNGKLMNRFLLVSNLETANPSHIISGNERVLRARLSDAEFFYKQDQKATLESRLPKLSQVVYHNKLGSQAERLDRLMSISGHIAKALGADAAAAERATRLSKADLVTEMVGEFPELQGTMGKYYARLDGESEEIANAIEQHYRPRFAGDGLPEGKTATAAALADKLETLVGIWGIGLIPTGDKDPYALRRSALGILRMLMNNGLRISDVLNAAFATFPTGKLSENTVAEVADFMQARLAVLLQNDYPQDIVAAVLSQRPDHLDDLEAKLKAVAAFKQLPEAAALAAANKRVQNLLKKADGGLGAVNEALLQQSEEQALFAAAQALQPKITAAVAQRDFQTALTELAAIKPQVDAFFDGVMVMADDAVVKQNRLNLLNQLAEQMNAVADIALLGE, from the coding sequence ATGACCCAAACCCTGTTAATCGAACTTTTAACCGAAGAACTCCCGCCCAAAGCCCTCAATACTTTGGGCAACGCCTTTGCCTCCTCCGTTGCCGAAGGCTTGGAAAAAGCCCAACTGATTGACGGCTCAACAGAATATACCGCCTATGCCTCGCCGCGCCGCTTGGCGGTGCAGGTGAAAAACGTCAAGCCCGTGCAGGCCGACCAGCAGATTGTGAAAAAAGGCCCGGCGGTGGCAAACGGCATGAAAGACGGCGTGCCGACCAAGGCTTTGGAAGGTTTTGCACGCGGTGCGGGCGCGAAAATCGAAGATTTGAAAATCATCCACGACGGCAGGCAAGACGTTTATGCCTACGAATACACGCAAACAGGCAAAAGCCTGTCCGAACTCTTGGAAGACATCATCAATCAGGCGGTGAAAAAGCTGCCGATTCCGAAAGTGATGCGCTGGGGCAGCAGCACCTTCACCTTCGTGCGCCCCGTACACGGGCTGGTGGTGCTGCACGGTTCGGATGTGGTGGAGGTCAGCGTACTCGGCCTGCAAAGCCGCAACCAGACTTTGGGGCACCGCTTTCTTTCAGACGGCCTCATCACCATCACCGATGCCGACAGCTACGCCGAACAAATGAAAAACGAAGGCCGCGTCATCGCCTCGTTTGCCGAACGCAAAGCCGCCATTCAGGCAGCCTTGAACGACAACGCAGGCCGTCTGAACGCCTGCGTGGCCGCCGACGAAGCCCTGCTCGACGAAGTTACCGCGCTGGTGGAATGGCCGGTGGTGCTGGAGGCCGGTTTTGAAGAACACTTCCTTGCCGTGCCGCAGGAATGCCTGATTCTGACCATGCAGCAAAACCAAAAATACTTCCCGCTGCTCGACCAAAACGGCAAGCTGATGAACCGCTTCCTGCTGGTTTCCAACTTGGAAACCGCCAATCCGTCGCACATCATCAGCGGCAACGAGCGCGTATTGCGCGCGCGCCTTTCCGATGCCGAATTTTTCTACAAGCAAGACCAAAAAGCCACGCTGGAAAGCCGCCTGCCCAAGCTCTCGCAAGTGGTGTACCACAACAAACTGGGCAGTCAGGCCGAGCGTCTCGACCGCCTGATGAGCATCAGCGGCCACATCGCCAAAGCACTCGGGGCAGATGCCGCCGCAGCCGAACGCGCCACCCGCCTATCCAAAGCCGACCTCGTTACCGAAATGGTCGGCGAATTTCCCGAATTGCAAGGCACCATGGGCAAATACTACGCCCGTCTCGACGGCGAAAGCGAAGAAATCGCCAACGCCATCGAGCAGCACTACCGCCCGCGCTTTGCCGGCGACGGGCTGCCCGAAGGCAAAACCGCCACTGCCGCCGCGCTGGCCGACAAACTCGAAACCCTCGTCGGCATCTGGGGCATCGGCCTGATTCCCACCGGGGACAAAGACCCCTACGCCCTGCGCCGCTCCGCGCTCGGCATCCTGCGTATGCTGATGAACAACGGCCTGCGTATCAGCGACGTGCTGAACGCCGCATTCGCTACCTTCCCCACCGGCAAACTCTCTGAAAACACCGTTGCCGAAGTGGCCGACTTCATGCAGGCGCGCTTGGCCGTTTTGCTGCAAAACGACTATCCGCAAGACATCGTTGCCGCCGTATTGTCGCAACGCCCCGACCATCTGGACGACTTGGAGGCCAAGCTCAAAGCCGTAGCCGCGTTCAAACAGCTTCCCGAAGCCGCCGCGCTGGCCGCCGCCAACAAACGCGTGCAGAACCTCTTGAAAAAAGCCGATGGCGGGCTTGGCGCGGTCAACGAAGCCCTGTTGCAGCAAAGCGAAGAGCAAGCCCTGTTTGCCGCCGCACAAGCCTTGCAGCCCAAAATCACCGCCGCCGTCGCCCAACGCGATTTTCAGACGGCTTTAACCGAGCTGGCCGCCATCAAACCGCAAGTCGACGCTTTCTTCGACGGCGTGATGGTGATGGCCGACGATGCCGTCGTCAAACAAAACCGCCTGAACCTGCTCAACCAACTGGCAGAGCAGATGAACGCGGTGGCGGATATCGCGCTGTTGGGCGAATAA
- a CDS encoding phage head morphogenesis protein, protein MNPEDIKAVFEMKPEAAVAYLKQKGVAVSWDWQDMLDDAHATAFTVAKTAGMDVANDIYSAVVKAAETGQTPEQFSQEITPVLQRKGWWGRQEVPNPDTGEFQTAMLGSPHRLKTIYMTNMQSAYMAGRYVQMKEAADTHPYWEYIAVNDSRTRETHRLLHGRIYRADDPVWDSLYPPLDYRCRCRVRPLSAERGRDKVLPSPELETITVDIGENRFTGEQRHARRTGIRIGRQFVAPNAGFNANQGKTMLSRMAQVAVDKAQAVHPDIARVALKEMMKNERFKNSLSAGALAWVLELLKG, encoded by the coding sequence ATGAATCCCGAAGATATCAAAGCCGTATTTGAGATGAAGCCCGAAGCCGCCGTTGCCTATCTGAAGCAGAAAGGCGTAGCGGTATCGTGGGACTGGCAGGATATGCTGGACGACGCGCACGCCACCGCGTTTACCGTTGCCAAAACCGCAGGCATGGACGTGGCCAACGATATTTACAGCGCGGTGGTCAAAGCCGCCGAAACAGGCCAAACGCCGGAGCAGTTCAGCCAAGAAATCACGCCCGTCTTGCAGCGCAAAGGCTGGTGGGGACGGCAGGAAGTGCCGAATCCCGATACCGGAGAATTTCAGACGGCCATGCTCGGCAGCCCGCACCGCCTGAAAACCATCTATATGACCAATATGCAGTCGGCCTATATGGCAGGCCGGTATGTTCAAATGAAAGAAGCGGCGGATACCCATCCCTATTGGGAATATATCGCCGTCAACGACAGCCGCACCCGCGAAACCCACCGCCTGCTGCACGGCAGGATATACCGCGCCGACGACCCGGTGTGGGACAGCCTCTATCCGCCGCTGGATTACCGCTGCCGCTGCCGTGTGCGCCCCTTATCCGCCGAACGCGGCCGGGACAAAGTGCTGCCAAGCCCCGAACTTGAAACCATCACCGTAGACATCGGCGAAAACCGCTTTACCGGCGAGCAACGCCACGCCCGACGCACCGGTATCCGCATCGGCAGGCAGTTCGTTGCCCCCAATGCCGGTTTCAACGCCAATCAGGGCAAAACCATGCTCAGCCGCATGGCGCAGGTAGCCGTCGACAAAGCCCAAGCAGTCCATCCCGACATTGCACGGGTCGCGTTGAAAGAAATGATGAAAAACGAGCGTTTCAAAAACAGCCTGAGCGCAGGCGCATTGGCTTGGGTACTGGAATTATTGAAAGGTTGA
- a CDS encoding DUF935 domain-containing protein — protein sequence MKKPHFKLKTPAGKVALNADNLTAHIAAAQRFMGVGGFGGWLPNPDPVLKKLDKDIAVYRELLSDPIVAGHVRRRKAAVAGMDWRLDDDSVAPKTAEAVAALFDGLDLYRLINQILDAALFGYQPIEVVWRQDKLWLPSEIEAKPQEWFHFDDEGRLHFSRYFSDGNEPLPDYKFLCPTQNASYTNPYGTGDLASVYWPTVFKRGGLKFWAEFAEKFGAPWIIGKEPRSNTPADTDKLLDALEQLIGNAVASIPNDSSVEIKEAAGKQGSADVYDRFIRYCRSEIAIALLGQDQTTEKDTNHASATAGLEVTQDIRDSDCRIVESCLNELIGWVCDLNFGTDEVRPKFVLFEESEGGKEQAERDQILTACGVRLSESYWKRAYNLSDEDIAVVGNVETPEHSDGLKTATPLDFAETEHFADAGMVIDTLTPDAGRLNAQSQALTAALMADLQQGETAENLLDRLAAAYPNMDDTALQEELARLIFLSELVGRIEAAEELVQ from the coding sequence ATGAAAAAGCCCCATTTCAAACTCAAAACCCCCGCCGGCAAAGTCGCCCTCAATGCCGACAACCTTACCGCCCATATCGCCGCCGCACAACGCTTTATGGGCGTAGGCGGCTTCGGCGGCTGGCTGCCCAATCCCGACCCCGTGTTAAAAAAACTCGATAAAGACATCGCTGTCTATCGCGAACTGCTGTCCGACCCGATTGTCGCCGGCCATGTACGCCGCCGCAAAGCCGCCGTGGCGGGCATGGACTGGCGGCTGGACGATGACAGCGTTGCCCCCAAAACCGCCGAAGCGGTGGCCGCGCTGTTTGACGGTTTGGATTTATACCGCCTCATCAACCAAATCCTTGATGCCGCATTGTTCGGTTACCAGCCGATTGAAGTGGTATGGCGGCAGGATAAGCTGTGGCTGCCGTCCGAAATCGAAGCCAAGCCGCAGGAGTGGTTTCATTTCGACGACGAAGGCCGTCTGCATTTCAGCCGCTATTTTTCAGACGGCAACGAGCCGCTGCCCGACTATAAATTCCTTTGCCCCACGCAAAACGCCAGCTATACCAACCCCTACGGCACGGGCGACTTGGCCAGCGTGTATTGGCCGACCGTGTTCAAGCGCGGCGGTTTGAAATTCTGGGCGGAGTTCGCCGAGAAATTCGGCGCACCGTGGATTATCGGCAAAGAACCGCGCAGCAACACACCTGCCGATACCGACAAACTCTTGGACGCACTCGAACAGCTTATCGGCAACGCTGTGGCCAGCATTCCGAACGATTCCAGCGTCGAAATCAAAGAAGCCGCCGGCAAACAGGGCAGTGCGGACGTGTACGACCGCTTTATCCGCTACTGCCGTTCCGAAATCGCCATCGCGCTGCTCGGCCAAGACCAAACCACCGAAAAAGACACCAACCACGCCAGCGCGACGGCGGGCTTGGAAGTGACCCAAGACATCCGCGACAGCGACTGCCGCATTGTCGAAAGTTGTCTGAACGAACTGATCGGCTGGGTGTGCGACCTGAATTTCGGCACGGACGAGGTGCGGCCTAAGTTCGTCTTGTTTGAAGAATCCGAAGGCGGCAAAGAGCAGGCCGAACGCGACCAAATCCTCACCGCCTGCGGCGTGCGCCTGAGCGAAAGCTATTGGAAGCGTGCCTATAATCTGAGTGATGAAGACATTGCCGTGGTGGGAAATGTGGAAACGCCGGAGCATTCGGACGGCCTGAAAACCGCAACGCCTTTGGATTTTGCCGAAACGGAACACTTCGCCGATGCAGGCATGGTCATCGACACACTTACTCCCGATGCAGGCCGTCTGAACGCGCAGAGCCAAGCCCTGACCGCCGCATTGATGGCCGATTTGCAGCAGGGCGAAACCGCCGAAAACCTGCTCGACCGCTTGGCGGCGGCTTACCCGAATATGGACGACACCGCCTTGCAGGAAGAGTTGGCACGGCTGATTTTTTTATCCGAACTGGTCGGCAGGATTGAAGCCGCAGAGGAGCTGGTGCAATGA
- a CDS encoding acyltransferase has product MNSRFQWADLCRIYAIFLVIVIHVSAKYLIDFTGIHESNWLFANLFDSFARVSVPLFFMLSGALLLNTEKISGNTLSGISGRIWKITIPLIFWSIIYVLHLKHYGVDIKFTHMLHEPVMYHLWFAYAMIFIYATLPFIKNLYENINKSPSLIFYLLTLWFTVYLIKGYISIGFLNPMGINYSPVFGYIGYFILGGLLIRYKQAILNKVKKTTVLYIFLLSSLTTFIATIWLSYHANTTITTAYEYLTINVAMAALSIFVLIFDIKINSKYNKILKTISENVFFIYFIHLLIMSKVETIFSGMPALIEIPLTSLLTLAISLVIAIIVRKIPKAPIITG; this is encoded by the coding sequence ATGAACAGTAGGTTTCAATGGGCTGACCTTTGCAGAATTTATGCCATTTTTTTGGTTATAGTCATACATGTATCCGCAAAATATTTAATCGACTTTACCGGTATCCATGAATCAAATTGGTTATTTGCCAACCTGTTTGATTCATTTGCCCGAGTAAGTGTTCCCTTATTTTTCATGTTATCCGGGGCATTACTTCTCAACACAGAAAAAATATCCGGCAATACACTATCCGGAATATCCGGAAGAATATGGAAAATTACTATTCCACTAATATTTTGGAGTATTATTTACGTTTTACACCTTAAACATTATGGTGTGGATATAAAGTTTACCCATATGCTGCATGAACCGGTTATGTATCACTTATGGTTTGCATATGCTATGATTTTTATCTATGCAACCCTTCCATTCATTAAAAACCTCTATGAAAATATTAACAAAAGCCCTAGTTTAATATTTTATCTGCTTACATTATGGTTTACCGTTTATCTGATTAAAGGCTACATATCCATAGGATTTCTCAACCCTATGGGCATTAACTACAGCCCTGTTTTCGGTTATATCGGATACTTTATATTAGGTGGATTATTGATTCGCTATAAACAAGCAATTCTTAACAAAGTTAAGAAAACTACCGTTCTATATATTTTCTTACTTTCATCACTAACAACTTTCATCGCCACAATCTGGCTGAGCTACCATGCAAACACAACTATAACGACAGCATACGAATATTTAACAATAAACGTAGCAATGGCAGCACTCTCAATATTTGTTTTAATATTCGATATTAAAATAAACAGTAAGTATAATAAAATACTAAAAACCATCTCCGAGAATGTGTTTTTTATCTATTTCATACACTTACTCATTATGTCGAAAGTTGAAACCATATTTTCAGGTATGCCCGCCCTAATAGAGATACCCCTGACTTCATTGCTAACCTTAGCAATCAGCTTAGTTATCGCTATAATAGTCAGGAAAATCCCCAAAGCTCCAATAATAACCGGTTAA
- a CDS encoding glycosyltransferase — translation MYSVLTARTKTPFNLLVIEDRGPDDDLRVKLNEFSQDFQFEYHQHEENKGFVLTCNYGFSLHPERDVVLLNSDTQVYDDWLDNLLACAEKYPTAGTITAMSNSATICSYPCFVEDYPYQYEISDAELSVFFAEANRLETVDTPTGVGFCMYVRRKCLENIGYFDYESFGKGYGEENDLCVRVEKAGWRNLIAGGVFVRHHGSSSFSSEVREERVKHALKIIKKLHPGHLPSVSKFIEADTVAIFRQRVDMKRLKHFIQNKPVMLFVSHNLGGGTEKHHLEMVEKLAAEGYAVISLKPNKKQQPVLHLEGIHPLPNIPIPRNTDGLIRFLKEEIKATAVHFHHLKGFTTLFIDNLTNALRVSSIPYYFTVHDYLPICPQITLMKAGHSIFCGEPDKEECNHCIQGNPEAQPHQYDIQKYRHWYGNILHGAEKVFVPDEDVKWRLQRYFNGLPIHVRPHFDIWPEYHDALRPFDINSNRRIGIIGAIGLHKGFNMVCELAEKCRRLGLDITFVIIGYTMDDNRLRSLDNVEILGAYQDKELQETIHKADLDAIWFPAVCPETYSYTLSAALSVKGMPIIAFDFGAIARRLRNCNGILIPIEKMLKPAQVLPYLLLDFRHHQIQNVSTRSEYSSMIRDYYQMTE, via the coding sequence ATCTACAGCGTATTAACCGCACGAACCAAAACCCCTTTCAACCTTTTGGTTATTGAAGATCGAGGCCCTGATGATGACTTGCGGGTAAAACTTAACGAGTTCAGCCAAGATTTCCAATTTGAATACCACCAGCATGAAGAAAACAAAGGTTTCGTACTAACCTGCAACTATGGATTCTCGCTCCATCCTGAACGAGATGTCGTGCTGCTGAACTCCGACACACAAGTCTATGATGATTGGTTGGATAATCTGCTGGCTTGCGCCGAAAAATATCCGACGGCGGGAACAATTACCGCCATGTCCAACAGTGCCACCATTTGCAGCTACCCCTGTTTTGTCGAAGACTACCCTTACCAATACGAAATTTCCGATGCCGAATTAAGCGTATTTTTTGCCGAAGCCAACCGGCTTGAGACGGTCGATACCCCAACCGGTGTCGGCTTCTGTATGTACGTCCGTCGGAAATGCTTGGAAAACATCGGATATTTCGATTATGAATCATTCGGCAAAGGATATGGCGAAGAAAACGATTTGTGCGTCAGGGTAGAAAAAGCAGGCTGGCGCAACCTGATAGCCGGTGGAGTATTCGTACGCCATCACGGAAGCAGTTCTTTCAGTTCCGAAGTAAGAGAAGAGCGGGTCAAACACGCTTTGAAAATCATCAAAAAACTGCATCCCGGCCACCTTCCCAGCGTTTCAAAATTCATTGAAGCCGATACAGTTGCAATTTTCAGACAACGAGTGGACATGAAGCGTTTAAAACATTTTATACAAAACAAACCCGTTATGCTGTTTGTCAGCCACAACTTAGGTGGCGGTACAGAAAAACACCATTTGGAAATGGTAGAAAAGCTGGCTGCTGAAGGCTATGCCGTTATTTCATTAAAACCAAACAAAAAACAGCAACCCGTATTACATTTGGAAGGGATTCACCCTCTGCCGAACATTCCTATTCCCCGAAATACAGACGGCCTTATCCGCTTCCTGAAAGAAGAAATCAAAGCAACGGCAGTACATTTCCACCATTTAAAAGGTTTTACCACGCTGTTTATCGACAACTTAACGAATGCACTCCGAGTATCCTCAATCCCTTACTACTTTACCGTACATGATTATCTGCCTATCTGTCCGCAAATTACCCTAATGAAAGCAGGACATTCCATCTTTTGCGGAGAGCCTGACAAAGAAGAATGCAACCACTGCATACAAGGTAATCCGGAAGCACAACCTCATCAATACGACATTCAAAAATACCGGCATTGGTATGGCAACATATTACACGGCGCAGAAAAAGTATTCGTACCTGATGAAGATGTGAAATGGCGGCTGCAACGCTACTTCAACGGCTTACCTATTCATGTACGCCCTCATTTCGATATTTGGCCTGAATATCATGATGCCCTCCGTCCATTCGACATAAACTCAAACAGAAGAATCGGCATTATCGGAGCAATAGGATTGCACAAAGGCTTCAATATGGTTTGCGAGCTTGCCGAAAAATGCCGCCGCTTAGGTTTGGACATTACCTTTGTCATCATCGGTTATACCATGGACGACAACAGATTGCGTTCGCTAGATAATGTTGAAATTCTCGGCGCATACCAAGATAAAGAATTACAAGAAACAATCCATAAAGCCGACTTGGATGCCATTTGGTTTCCTGCAGTATGTCCCGAAACCTACTCCTATACATTAAGTGCGGCACTCTCCGTAAAAGGTATGCCGATTATCGCATTCGATTTTGGCGCAATTGCCAGAAGATTGCGAAACTGCAACGGCATTTTGATTCCAATTGAAAAAATGTTGAAACCGGCACAAGTTTTACCGTATTTATTACTGGATTTCCGACACCATCAAATCCAAAATGTAAGCACACGCAGCGAATATTCATCAATGATTCGCGACTATTACCAAATGACGGAATAA